A stretch of Ischnura elegans chromosome 4, ioIscEleg1.1, whole genome shotgun sequence DNA encodes these proteins:
- the LOC124158136 gene encoding golgin subfamily A member 6-like protein 1, whose protein sequence is MKLNRVDLRLANEEYVGVVMEDPTGQELMKVGTTTPLVYDGVQTEVYLQNPVELLNQCDTIERERRLRADERAMIERHYVTINNLLEMVYKMIDEEREERRVRLELDEKERDRKAKEAMEWEERRRSEIKETAKKLEEEYRKREEDLRKREQKMKEDVTVAKREVERMKEKARQEIMEREKEIKEMAEKRSRELDEKEKRMNEEVRKKEEMMREKEKRIREEEEKREEAMKEETKERKKRMDMEEEKRREKMADEEKAWRRRMDGEEQEMKKKWAEEEKARRRRLEEEECDRRRQEKERRELEDRERASREREFKEECARRRAHLKDDETKARQDRERRQEALRREERMMREEMDREKQRLNEMKEQIEEKEEALRRKERKICEEMDEVREERDKVREEKQRLVMMKAVDPCRMS, encoded by the exons ATGAAACTCAATAGAGTAGATCTGAGACTGGCCAATGAAGAATACGTTGGTGTTGTGATGGAGGA TCCGACGGGACAGGAGTTGATGAAGGTGGGGACCACGACGCCACTGGTTTATGATGGAGTGCAAACTGAAGTCTATTTGCAAAACCCCGTGGAACTTCTTAACCAATGTGACACGATTGAGAGGGAACGGAGGCTTAGGGCCGACGAGAGAGCGATGATAGAAAGACATTACGTCACTATAAACAATTTACTGGAGATGGTATACAAGATGATTGATGAAGAGCGCGAGGAAAGAAGAGTCCGCCTTGAGCTGGATGAGAAGGAAAGAGATAGAAAAGCGAAAGAGGCGATGGAATGGGAGGAACGAAGGAGGAGTGAAATAAAGGAAACCGCGAAGAAGCTGGAGGAAGAGTATAGGAAAAGGGAGGAGGACCTACGGAAGCGtgagcaaaaaatgaaggaagacgTGACCGTGGCGAAGAGGGAAGTGGAGAGGATGAAGGAGAAGGCACGCCAGGAGATCATGGAAAGGGAAAAGGAGATAAAGGAGATGGCGGAGAAGAGGTCGCGAGAACTGGATGAGAAGGAGAAAAGGATGAATGAAGAGGTGCGCAAGAAGGAGGAAATGATGAGAGAGAAGGAAAAGAGGATAAGGGAAGAAGAGGAGAAG AGGGAAGAGGCGATGAAGGAGGAGACgaaagagaggaagaagaggatgGACATGGAGGAGGAGAAGAGGAGGGAGAAGATGGCGGATGAAGAGAAGGCGTGGAGGAGGAGGATGGACGGAGAGGAGCAGGAGATGAAGAAGAAGTGGGCGGAGGAGGAGAaggcgaggaggaggaggctggaggaggaggagtgtgATAGGCGGAGGCAAGAGAAGGAGAGGAGAGAGTTGGAAGATAGAGAGAGAGCTAGCCGCGAAAGGGAGTTCAAAGAGGAATGCGCGAGGCGCAGGGCTCATCTTAAAGACGATGAAACGAAGGCTAGGCAAGATAGAGAGAGGAGGCAGGAGGctctgaggagggaggagagaatgATGCGTGAAGAGATGGATAGGGAGAAGCAAAGGCTGAATGAGATGAAGGAGCAGATTGAAGAGAAGGAGGAGGCTCTGAGGAGGAAGGAGAGAAAGATTTGTGAAGAGATGGATGAGGTTCGTGAAGAAAGGGATAAGGTTCGTGAAGAGAAGCAAAGGCTTGTGATGATGAAGGCGGTAGACCCATGTCGGATGAGTTAG
- the LOC124157464 gene encoding golgin subfamily A member 6-like protein 22: MGDSKENPVASEMEFRTEETRMPHGRNNGSGSRIIYHLHSNNPEEALRQYQQLLMNREERRLEREKRDEDMKAREEEIRRIDEKMEKERQEKRRRREEEVKKEAEDRAKEENERMEEEKRNKAERRLKEEEAKANKKKKKEMERREEEIDRREREMKRREEEMEKKEKQTEKRLKEKEEEGILKAEREWKEKEEKRLKEAKEEEERREKEYRRKKEDFKKREEKMREEGMAEIQNVKDKLEEERANLEKEKEGLEKDKEYWEQTVRRAIEDGLRKERMIVEEEVRTNVEGELNGKWRKRVEEVDSWWKTQNSELKGEWENEKMEWEREKAKNVKDMEELRWKLVEVESLSMQLEEKNRRLKSDAELQREEWKRETEKNRRDWMEEKNNMTRKWEGKLKKDVDEAKKAVRMEMEVKMNILAENSKRDINKLKENLEMKEKGLYDLQRTLDTTCSNYEKDIKVLNINYQIELNKIEEQNENIKKVLSSKKKELDTKEKECSNLLKDLNELKASTDKKVARMAEDRESDKMQMEKKMNNLIEKNERDIKKLKEDIKVKEKGLNDLQRKLDATTSNYEKKMKEFNNKHQSELNELKYQNEVTKQILNSKINEFDTKENELSILLKELNELQRWTVNEVTRLTEDRRELYPHLPIHQRHSHSEALGTKVVPLSPSMGNEISSDTCDNWNARQNVVEINEEIIRKLEENWLEYAHRVGERVKDLENRNRKSAGESEGKFMTIARSFLTSITGDASAVVGSVEEHGDANYAMDVYDAFNQNGVKVLSFSNSKGDDSEKYPMQDLSNHGSQLHESKYDPLAGIKCSARAQGEEVKKTDQGVDMNVGCGDLCRDVVKKEVKSANHGKEDLEVAIGRITCESASVSGKKSHVRNDSDSSQDWLVVTERERDDKFNERVTEMNEKHDREIMELRKQIEKHEGEMMKLRKEMEVMRETNCQYQLQSNDQSSEVLTCTEGGVSRKGGEELGGDE; this comes from the exons ATGGGAGACTCCAAGGAGAATCCGGTGGCCAGTGAAATGGAATTCAG GACGGAGGAGACGAGAATGCCTCATGGAAGAAATAATGGCAGCGGGTCACGAATTATTTACCACTTGCACTCTAATAATCCAGAGGAGGCACTGAGGCAGTACCAACAGCTGCTGATGAACAGAGAAGAGAGAAGGCTGGAAAGAGAGAAAAGAGATGAGGATATGAAGGCAAGGGAAGAGGAAATAAGGAGGATAGATGAGAAAATGGAGAAAGAGAGGCAGGAGAAGAGAAGGAGAAGAGAGGAAGAGGTGAAGAAGGAAGCGGAGGATAGAGCGAAGGAGGAGAATGAGAGAATGGAAGAAGAGAAGAGGAATAAGGCGGAAAGGAGACTCAAGGAGGAAGAGGCGAAAGCGaacaagaaaaagaagaaagagatGGAGAGAAGGGAGGAAGAGATAGATAGAAGAGAGAGGGAGATGAAGAGGAGGGAAGAGGagatggagaagaaggaaaagcaAACGGAGAAGAGGCTAAAGGAAAAGGAGGAAGAGGGAATATTGAAGGCggagagggagtggaaagagaaGGAGGAGAAGAGACTAAAAGAagcgaaggaagaggaggagaggagggagaaggagTATCGGAGGAAGAAGGAGGATTTCAAGAAGAGGGAAGAGAAAATGCGAGAGGAGGGAATGGCGGAGATACAAAATGTCAAGGATAAACTGGAGGAGGAGAGAGCGAATCTGGAGAAGGAAAAGGAAGGATTGGAAAAAGACAAGGAATATTGGGAGCAAACCGTGAGGAGGGCGATCGAAGATGGATTGAGGAAGGAACGGATGATAGTGGAGGAGGAGGTGAGGACGAATGTGGAGGGGGAGTTGAATGGAAAGTGGAGGAAGAGGGTGGAGGAGGTGGACTCGTGGTGGAAGACTCAGAATAGCGAGTTGAAGGGTGAATGGGAGAATGAGAAAATGGAATGGGAACGTGAGAAGGCGAAAAATGTGAAGGATATGGAGGAGTTGAGATGGAAATTGGTGGAGGTAGAGAGTTTGAGCATGCAGTTGGAGGAGAAAAACAGACGTTTGAAATCGGATGCGGAATTGCAGAGGGAAGAATGGAAGAGAGAAACGGAAAAGAACAGGAGAGATTGgatggaagagaaaaataatatgacGAGGAAATGGGAAGGAAAATTGAAGAAAGACGTGGATGAAGCGAAGAAGGCTGTGAGAATGGAAATGGAGGTGAAAATGAACATTTTGGCTGAGAACTCCAAAAGAgatataaacaaattaaaagaaaaccttgaaatgaaagaaaaaggacTATACGATTTGCAACGGACACTCGATACTACATGTTCAAATTATGAGAAAGATATAAAAGTATTGAATATTAACTatcaaattgaattgaataaaattgaagAGCAAAATGAAAACATCAAAAAAGTTCTCAGttccaaaaaaaaagagttgGACACTAAGGAAAAAGAGTGTAGCAATCTATTGAAAGACTTGAATGAACTTAAAGCTTCGACAGATAAGAAAGTCGCGCGTATGGCGGAAGATCGGGAGAGTGATAAAATGCAGATGGagaagaaaatgaataatttgatagaaaaaaacgaaagagatataaagaaattaaaagaagacattaaagtgaaagaaAAAGGACTAAACGATTTGCAACGGAAACTCGATGCTACAACttcaaattatgagaaaaaaatgaaagaatttaataataaacatcAAAGTGAGTTGAATGAGTTAAAGTACCAAAATGAAGTCACTAAACAGATTCTCAATTCCAAGATAAATGAGTTTGATACCAAGGAAAACGAGTTGAGCATTCTATTGAAGGAGTTGAATGAACTTCAACGTTGGACAGTTAACGAAGTCACTCGTCTGACGGAAGATCGGAGGGAGTTATATCCACACTTGCCTATTCATCAGCGGCACAGCCATTCAGAAGCTCTTGGTACAAAAGTTGTTCCTCTTTCCCCAAGCATGGGAAATGAAATATCTAGTGACACTTGTGACAACTGGAATGCTCGACAGAACGTGgttgaaataaatgaagagattattAGGAAATTGGAGGAAAATTGGCTTGAATACGCTCACCGAGTGGGTGAGAGGGTGAAGGatttagaaaatagaaataggaaaaGTGCAGGAGAAAGTGAGGGTAAATTTATGACAATAGCACGTTCATTTCTTACATCTATTACTGGGGATGCGAGTGCAGTAGTAGGGTCAGTGGAAGAGCATGGGGATGCAAATTATGCTATGGATGTGTATGATGCGTTTAACCAAAATGGCGTGAAAGTGCTCTCTTTTTCAAATAGTAAAGGAGATGATAGTGAGAAATACCCAATGCAAGACTTAAGTAACCACGGGTCACAGCTTCATGAATCAAAATATGATCCGCTGGCAGGTATCAAGTGCTCCGCTAGGGCACAGGGTGAAGAAGTGAAGAAAACTGATCAAGGGGTTGACATGAATGTTGGGTGCGGAGACCTGTGTCGAGACGTGGTGAAGAAAGAAGTGAAGTCAGCCAATCACGGAAAAGAAGACTTGGAGGTGGCGATTGGGAGGATAACTTGCGAATCAGCCTCGGTGAGTGGTAAGAAATCTCATGTGAGGAATGACAGTGATTCCTCCCAGGATTGGCTTGTGGTAACAGAACGGGAGCGCGATGATAAGTTTAATGAAAGAGTAACAGAAATGAACGAGAAACACGACCGTGAGATAATGGAGTTGCGAAAGCAAATTGAGAAACACGAAGGTGAGATGATGAAGTTGCGAAAGGAAATGGAAGTGATGAGGGAAACGAATTGCCAATACCAACTGCAATCAAATGATCAAAGCAGTGAGGTGTTAACTTGCACTGAGGGAGGCGTTtcaaggaagggaggagaggagtTGGGTGGAGACGAGTAA